One genomic window of Haloferax mediterranei ATCC 33500 includes the following:
- the purQ gene encoding phosphoribosylformylglycinamidine synthase I, with protein MIAVVQFGGSNCDRDAVRALEDLGFEAERVWHEDQLPEETTGIMLPGGFSYGDYLRGGAMAARSPIMKTVREAVDDDLPVLGVCNGAQVGCESGLTPGAFTTNASARFQCEHVYLRVENADTPWTEAYEEGDVIELPIAHGEGRFEIDDEGYEELESEDRILFRYCDEDGNITDEANPNGSRGNVAGILGASESVAVLMPHPERASLPNLGNTDGRGVLAGFDG; from the coding sequence ATGATTGCAGTTGTGCAGTTCGGCGGGTCGAACTGCGACCGAGACGCCGTGCGCGCGCTGGAGGACCTCGGGTTCGAAGCCGAGCGCGTCTGGCACGAAGACCAACTACCGGAAGAAACGACGGGTATCATGCTCCCCGGTGGGTTCTCCTACGGCGACTACCTGCGCGGTGGTGCGATGGCCGCACGCTCGCCCATCATGAAGACTGTCCGCGAGGCTGTCGACGACGACCTCCCCGTCCTCGGCGTCTGCAACGGCGCGCAGGTCGGCTGTGAGTCCGGTCTCACGCCCGGCGCGTTCACGACGAATGCGAGCGCTCGATTCCAGTGTGAACACGTCTATCTGCGCGTCGAAAACGCCGACACGCCGTGGACCGAAGCATACGAGGAAGGCGACGTCATCGAACTGCCCATCGCACACGGCGAAGGGCGATTCGAAATCGACGACGAAGGCTACGAAGAACTCGAGTCGGAAGACCGCATTCTGTTTCGGTACTGTGACGAAGACGGGAACATCACCGACGAGGCGAACCCTAACGGCTCGCGCGGAAATGTCGCCGGAATCCTCGGTGCGTCCGAGTCAGTGGCAGTGCTGATGCCGCACCCTGAGCGGGCATCGCTCCCGAACCTCGGCAATACCGACGGTCGTGGCGTGCTTGCGGGCTTCGACGGCTGA
- the purS gene encoding phosphoribosylformylglycinamidine synthase subunit PurS encodes MTTYTATVTVRLKRGVLDPEAETTKRALERLGFELDALRFTERYEVDLDASGADEAADRADEMAERLLANPTIHDYEVEVAEA; translated from the coding sequence ATGACCACCTACACCGCGACGGTGACGGTGCGCCTCAAGCGTGGCGTGCTCGACCCGGAGGCGGAGACGACGAAGCGCGCACTGGAACGACTCGGGTTCGAACTCGACGCGTTGCGCTTCACCGAACGGTACGAAGTCGACCTCGACGCGTCGGGTGCCGACGAGGCCGCCGACCGCGCCGACGAGATGGCCGAACGCTTACTGGCGAACCCGACCATCCACGACTACGAGGTCGAGGTCGCAGAGGCTTGA